The following are encoded together in the Brassica napus cultivar Da-Ae chromosome A9, Da-Ae, whole genome shotgun sequence genome:
- the LOC106363238 gene encoding uncharacterized protein LOC106363238, which translates to MNDLKSTSKTREVVPSTMVCTMLSSTNYTVWAMRMKVLLRVHKFWESIEPETDDEEKKNIDTALMFQWIPENQILQVGEVDSPKKIWEAVKSRNLGVECVKETRLQTLMNAFKRLRMKDTDSIDIFTGKISELASKSTALGQTLKEPKLVKKFLNNLPQRKASKILLRDSRRMKNRFREKIDKSHKEIFCTPTPINHTTQEEEVEVGIVVEETEEKGVEEPTHKQEAKERRSTLKLRVTIVRKKYYFASFYPEKNQDDHDLNKADIEEADIALYMHEIVFLNEDKVIPKMLEQSKREDGMWYLDNGASNHMTGERSYFSELNESIKGKVKFGDGSCVDINDKGSMLFEAKTGEHRFLTDIYYIPDLKSNILSLVQATEQG; encoded by the exons ATGAATGATTTGAAATCAACATCGAAGACAAGAGAAGTCGTTCCTTCCACAATGGTCTGCACGATGTTATCTTCAACGAACTACACGGTATGGGCGATGAGAATGAAGGTGTTATTACGAGTTCATAAGTTTTGGGAATCAATTGAACCAGAGACAGAcgatgaagagaagaagaatatCGATACTGCTCTCATGTTTCAATGGATTCCGGAAAACCAAATATTGCAAGTTGGTGAAGTCGACTCGCCTAAAAAAATCTGGGAAGCCGTCAAATCAAGAAACCTTGGTGTTGAATGTGTGAAGGAAACGCGACTTCAAACCTTGATGAACGCGTTTAAACGTCTCAGAATGAAAGACACCGACTCAATAGATATCTTTACGGGCAAGATATCAGAATTGGCCTCAAAATCCACAGCTTTAGGTCAAACGTTAAAAGAACCTAAGCTTGTAAAGAAGTTCCTGAACAACTTACCGCAAAGAAA AGCTTCGAAGATATTGTTGAGAGACTCAAGGCGTATGAAGAACAGATTCAGGGAGAAAATAGACAAGAGCCATAAGGAAATCTTCTGTACACCGACTCCAATCAATCATACAACTCAAGAGGAAGAGGTAGAAGTTGGAATCGTGGTCGAGGAAACAGAGGAAAAGGGCGTGGAAGAACCAACACACAAGCAAGAGGCAAAGGAAAGAAGGTCTACTCTCAAATTACGTGTTACtattgtaagaaaaaaatactaCTTCGCCTCTTTTTATCCTGAGAAGAATCAAGACGATCACGATCTAAACAAAGCAGATATAGAGGAAGCTGATATCGCTTTGTATATGCACGAGATTGTATTCCTTAATGAAGATAAGGTCATACCGAAGATGCTAGAACAAAGCAAACGAGAAGATGGAATGTGGTACTTGGATAACGGAGCAAGTAACCATATGACTGGTGAGAGATCATACTTCTCTGAACTTAACGAAAGCATCAAAGGAAAGGTGAAGTTTGGTGATGGTTCATGTGTCGACATCAATGACAAAGGGTCGATGCTGTTTGAAGCAAAAACAGGGGAACATAGATTCTTGACCGACATATACTACATTCCAGACCTAAAGAGCAATATATTGAGCTTAGTACAAGCTACTGAACAAGGGTGA
- the LOC106367367 gene encoding nuclear intron maturase 1, mitochondrial-like, whose amino-acid sequence MRRVTHHSIPLRNIVEHLNCKTFLKPISSLPNPKRESREPSSTQDPYSLLKQDPVEICLSLWVKSFSSPPSSTFSNLTGFLSKFDLWILAYQRTCAHVTGTFPPRSAIHSTALRSLLSLQQAVTRPGGKFRWNDKMNQLVRSPREKGASASANANAMSKGELRRIMESEEPIFQDRVVHEVLLMVVEPFFEARFSSKSHGFRPGRNPHTVIRTVRSNFAGYLWFIKGDVSEVLDRVDVDVVMGCLQKVVKDRKVLGLIESSLRMGDKRVTMNRVVEENGNDGLGAKRRIEREKRMRTKKKILNEDEPKPDPYWLRTFYSFAPKEAAKVPSYGYCGILSPLLANVCLDELDRFMETKIVEYFKPCKDDSIWKESIEDGCHNPAWPEFVPSSGKEKTRKMDYIRHGGYFLIGIRGPREDAVKTRKEVIEFCDRVFGLRLDNSKLEIEHISRGIQFLDHIICRRVIYPTLRYTGSGGSVVSKKGVGTLLSVSASLEQCIRKFRRLAFVKGDKDPEPLPCNPMLYSSQSHSNSQMNKFLETMADWYKYADNRKKAVGFCAYVIRSSLAKLYAARYRLKSRAKVYSIATRDLSRPLSESSNNSAPEYSDLLRMGLVDAIDGVQFSRMSFIPSCDYTPFPRNWIPNHEQVLQEYIKLQDPKFFCELHRSIKRKGLTLPHDEISEVVWDFKTLGAWRSKCESKREADDGLEKIDSPL is encoded by the coding sequence ATGAGAAGAGTGACACATCATTCCATCCCACTGAGGAATATCGTCGAACACTTAAACTGCAAAACCTTCCTCAAACCAATATCTTCTCTCCCAAACCCAAAACGAGAATCACGAGAACCCTCCTCGACCCAAGACCCGTACTCCCTACTCAAGCAAGACCCGGTAGAAATCTGCCTCTCCCTCTGGGTCAAATCCTTCTCCTCTCCTCCCTCCTCCACTTTCTCCAACCTCACAGGCTTCCTCTCCAAATTCGACCTATGGATCCTCGCCTACCAGCGAACCTGCGCTCACGTCACCGGAACCTTCCCCCCGCGCAGCGCCATCCACTCCACCGCCCTCCGCTCGCTCCTCTCCCTCCAGCAAGCCGTCACGCGCCCCGGCGGCAAGTTCCGCTGGAACGACAAGATGAACCAGCTCGTGCGGAGCCCTCGCGAGAAAGGAGCCTCGGCGAGTGCGAATGCGAATGCCATGTCGAAAGGGGAGTTGAGGAGGATCATGGAGTCTGAAGAACCGATTTTTCAGGACCGTGTGGTTCACGAGGTGCTGTTGATGGTCGTGGAGCCGTTCTTTGAAGCTAGGTTTTCGAGTAAGAGTCATGGGTTTAGACCTGGGAGGAACCCACATACTGTGATTAGAACTGTTAGAAGTAACTTCGCTGGGTACTTGTGGTTTATTAAAGGTGATGTTAGTGAGGTTTTGGATCGTGTTGATGTTGATGTGGTGATGGGTTGTCTTCAGAAAGTTGTTAAAGATAGGAAAGTCCTCGGCTTGATCGAGTCTTCCTTGAGAATGGGTGATAAGAGAGTGACGATGAATCGTGTTGTTGAGGAAAATGGCAATGATGGTTTGGGAGCTAAGAGGAGGATTGAGCGTGAGAAGAGGAtgaggacgaagaagaagattttgAATGAAGATGAGCCAAAGCCTGATCCGTATTGGCTGAGGACTTTCTACAGTTTTGCTCCTAAGGAAGCTGCGAAGGTGCCTTCTTATGGCTACTGTGGGATACTGAGTCCTTTGCTTGCTAATGTGTGTCTTGATGAGCTTGACCGGTTTATGGAGACGAAGATAGTTGAGTATTTTAAACCTTGTAAAGATGATTCTATATGGAAGGAGTCTATTGAAGATGGTTGTCATAACCCTGCCTGGCCAGAGTTTGTTCCCTCGAGTGGGAAGGAGAAGACTAGGAAGATGGATTACATTAGGCATGGAGGTTATTTCCTGATTGGGATTAGAGGGCCTAGAGAGGATGCAGTAAAGACGCGGAAGGAAGTCATTGAGTTTTGCGATAGAGTTTTCGGTTTGAGGTTGGATAATTCTAAGTTAGAGATTGAACATATAAGCAGGGGGATTCAGTTTCTCGACCACATTATCTGCCGTAGAGTTATTTACCCTACTCTGCGTTACACTGGAAGTGGAGGCAGCGTTGTGAGCAAGAAGGGGGTTGGAACGTTGCTCTCTGTGTCTGCTAGCTTAGAGCAATGCATCCGGAAATTTAGGCGGCTTGCTTTTGTTAAAGGAGACAAAGATCCCGAGCCTTTGCCTTGTAACCCGATGCTTTATTCAAGCCAGTCTCATAGTAACTCTCAGATGAATAAGTTTCTTGAAACAATGGCTGATTGGTACAAATATGCAGACAACCGCAAGAAGGCTGTTGGGTTCTGTGCTTATGTGATTAGAAGCTCTTTGGCTAAACTATACGCTGCAAGGTATAGGCTTAAATCTCGTGCCAAAGTGTACAGCATAGCCACAAGGGATCTTAGCCGTCCGTTAAGTGAGAGCAGCAATAACTCTGCACCTGAGTACTCTGATCTTCTCAGGATGGGACTAGTAGATGCTATAGATGGAGTTCAGTTCTCTCGCATGTCTTTTATTCCATCTTGTGATTATACTCCATTTCCTAGGAACTGGATACCAAACCATGAGCAAGTTTTGCAGGAGTACATCAAGCTGCAAGACCCTAAATTCTTCTGTGAGTTGCATAGGTCGATAAAACGCAAGGGCCTAACCTTGCCTCATGATGAGATCTCAGAGGTTGTGTGGGATTTTAAGACTCTTGGTGCTTGGAGATCAAAGTGTGAGAGTAAAAGAGAAGCAGATGATGGGTTGGAGAAAATAGACTCACCACTATGA